The following nucleotide sequence is from Pseudomonas sessilinigenes.
CCGGCGCACATGCGCAGGCAATCACCCAGGCACCTCAGCCGCCGGAGAGACGCCCTGTGATAACGACAATGCAAATCGCCAGAATCAAAGCCTGGGGCGCCCATGGCTTCACCGCCACCGGGGTGGTCAGCGCCCTGCTGGCGACCCTGGCGCTGTTCGACAACCAGCCCAAGGCCTGCCTGTTGTGGCTGGGGGTGGCACTGTTGGTGGACGGTGTCGACGGTTCCCTGGCCCGCAAGGTCAAGACCAGTTCGGTGCTGCCCAACATCGACGGCTCGGTGCTGGACCTGGTGATCGACTACCTGACCTACGTGTTCATCCCGGCACTGTTCATCTATCGCTACATTCCGCTGCCGGAATACAGCGCCTTGCTGGCCACCTCGCTGATCCTGCTGTCGTCGCTCTTGTGTTTCTGCAACGTCAACATGAAGAGCCACGACAACTACTTCCAGGGCTTTCCCGCCGCCTGGAACGTCGTCGCCCTGTGCTTCTACCTGATCGAACCCGGTCCCTGGACCACCCTCTTGAGCATCTTCGTCCTGGCCCTGCTGACCGCGACCCGGGTGCAATTCCTGCACCCGTTCCGGGTTCGCAAGTGGATGCCGGTGAACATCATCGTGACCTTCGTCTGGCTGCTCAGCGGCGCCTTGCTGATCCTCGGCCACCCGCAGCACAACCCGGCGATCATGGGCCTGTGGCTGGCGGCCTCGGCCTATTTCCTCGGGATCTGCCTATGGCGCTCGGCACAGGAATGGCTGGGCAAGGGGGCTTGAAGCGACACCGGGCCTGGCGCCCGGTGCGAATGATCGCCAGGCACGAACGGCCCGGCGCGACAACTCAGAACGCCAGTTTGTAGCCGATGGAGAACAGCATCACCGCCAGGCATGGGCGCAGGATTTCATCGGATACCCGGCCCGTCATATGGCTGCCAAGCCAGATCCCGGGCAGCGAGCCCATCAGCAGGAAGCCCAACAAGTGCCAGTCCATGTTGCCCATGCTGGCGTGGCCCAGGCCAGCCACCAGGGTCAGGGGTACGGCATGGGCAATCTCGGTGCCCACCAGGCGCTTGGTGGCCAAAAACGGATAGAGCAGGAACAGCGCGACGGTACCCAGGGCCCCGGCACCGATGGAGGTCAGGGCGACCATGGTGCCCAGGATCAGGCCTGTGACCACGGTCAGGCCATTGAGCCCGCCTGGGCTGGGACGGTAGTCACCGCCATGGCGCTGGGCAAAGGCCATGAGTTTCTTCTTGAAGACAATGGCCAGGGCAGTCAGCAGCAGGACCACGCCCAGGCCTTGCTTGATCACCGCGTTCAGGGCCTGGGGGTCGGTATGCAGGTTCTTCAGGAACCAGAGGGTTACCACCACTGCCGGTACGCTGCCCAAGGTCAGCCAGCCCGTGATGCGCCAGTCGATATTGCGGTTCTTCTGGTGCACCAGTACCCCGCCGGACTTGGTGATGGCGGCATACAGCAAATCGGTGCCCACGGCAGTGGCTGGATTGATCCCGAACCAGAGCAGGATCGGGGTCATCAGCGAACCTCCCCCCACCCCGGTCATACCCACGATGAACCCGACAATCAGGCCGGCGACGACAAAACCGAAATTACCCACATCCATCAAATAAAGCCCTACAGATCACGCGGCCAGGTAAAAAACTGGCGCAGCATAGCGGCTAAAGCTTATGACCATTTATATGAATAAAATCTAACGTTATAACCAGCCCTTGAATCGCAATGCACCCAGAGCATGGAAAAGCCTTTTGCGTTGCGCCCGCCACAACCCCTGGCAATCGACAGCGGCCTCGCCCCCTGCGCCTGACTGGCGCTGTTTTCAGTCCTGCAATGAGCTTGCGTACCTCTGCTCCCTGGCATCCGGTATTCTGCTGGGCGCTCGCCGGGGCAGGCCCATCGCCGCGCCCGGGCTCGCCCCATTCCCCCAAGGAAGGTCCATGACAGCCGACGAGACCCCGTACCAGACCGAACAGCAGCGCATTCGCTTCAGGCGCCTGAAACTGCACCAGCACGCGCCCGAAGCAGGCAACTGGGGACTGGCACTGTCCGGTGGCGGCATCCGCAGCGCCACGTTCTGCCTGGGGGTCCTGCAGGCGATGGCGCGAGCCCAGGCCCCGGGCCAACCAGCCGCCAGCCCGGGGGCTTCTCCTGCGGAAAACAGCCTGCTGTCGCGTTTCGACTATCTCTCCACGGTCAGTGGCGGTGGCTATATCGGCAGTTTCTTCTCCAGCCTGTTCCTGCCCGGGCGCCTGCGGGACAAGGCTCCCCTGGAGCCGGAAACCCAGGCCGCCCATGACGCCTACCAGGCGCTGCGTTTCGAGCCACCAGGGCGCATCAGCACCGGCGTCGACTACAGCGAACGCCCGGTAGGCCAGGGCCCCGCGGCCTGGCTGCGGGAAAATGGCCGCTACCTGACGCCTACCGGTTCCGGCGACATGCTCTACGCCCTGGCCATGACCTGGCGCAACTGGCTGTCATTGCATGCCATGCTCGGGATGCCGATCCTGCTGCTGCTCAGCCTGCTGAGCCTGTTCCAGGTGCTTAGCCAGGCCAGCCTGTTGCTGTGGCCGCTGATGGCTGCCCTGCTCTTCGCCTTGCCCTGCGCCGTGGCCTACTGGCTGGTGATTCCCCGTGGCGACCTGGACCAGCCCCCGCGACTGGACAACGGCGCATACCGCAGCTTGCTGGTCATCGTCGCCGGCCTCTGGGTTGGCGGCGGCCTGGCCTATGCCCTGGCTCAATGGCAGGCAGCGGGAGGCCTGGCCCTGGCTGCCGCCCTGGTGGGTAGCAGCGCACTGCTGATCACCCGGCAATTGGTGCGCCACCTGGCCAACGATCGCGACCCGGGCCGCAACAGCACGTGCAGCAATTGCGTGCGCAACTATCGGGTACAGGTCACCCGGGCCCTGGGCCGGGCCATGGCGGCAGTGCTGGTGCTGGGTTTCCTGGCCTTGCTGGTGACCGCTGCCCAGGCCCTGTACGAGTACCTGCAGGCTTACCAGGCCCTGGGCACCATGGCATCGCTGGCCCTGGTGATGTGGCTGGTCCGGCGCCTGGTCGTGCTCAAGGACGAGAAGCCGCTTCCGGGCTGGATGCGCAAGCTGCCCCTGGATGTCCTCGCACTGATCGCCGGAGCCCTGCTGCTGACCTTGCTGTGCCTGTGCTGGGCGTTGCTGGTGCAATGGGTCGCCCATGATGGCGGCACGCCGTCCTACAGCACGGCCACGGCCTGGCGCCTGTTGCTCCTGAGCCTGCTGGCCGCTTCGCTGGTTTGTGTCAGTGGACGCTTCATCGGCTTTCTCAACACCTCCTCACTGCACGCCTTCTACAGCGCCCGGCTGACCCGTGCCTACCTGGGGGCGTCCAATGGCCGGCGCTTCAACGGGCCGGCACGGCAACGCCGGACCTACCTGAGCGTGGCCGAACCGATGTCCAGCGACGACCTGTCGTTGCAGCAGTACTACGCCACGCCCAGCGCCGGGCCGGTGCACCTGATCAACGTCACCATGAACCTCACGGTGGACCCTGCCGAACAGCTGGTCCAGCGCGACCGCAAGGGCCAGCCGCTGTGCATCGCGCCGAATTGGGCCCCGGCCCTGGAGGGGACCTCCGGCCTTTGCGAAGGCCCGGCGGAAGGCTACACCCTGGATGGCAAGCCCTACCGCCGCGACCTGCACCACACGCCCTCCTCGGAGATCATGCAGCCCCTGAGCCTGGGCCAGTGGATCGGGGTGTCCGGCGCGGCCTTCAGCACTGGCCTGGGCCGTGCCACCAGCCTGGGCATGTCGCTGGTGCTGGGCCTGGCCAACGTGCGCCTGGGGATCTGGTGGCCCAGTCGCTTCCTCGACCCTGGCCAGCAGCATTGGGTCCGGCAGGACCTCAAGCCCTGGACCTACTACAGCACCCAGGCCTATCTGTTCTATGAGTTGACTGCACGCTTCCACGGCTACCGTCGCGACTACCAGTACCTGTCCGACGGCGGGCATTTCGAGAACACCGCCACCTATGAACTGCTGCGCCAGGGACGCCAGGTAAAGCTGATCGTTACCTGCGATTGCGGCTGCGACCCCGACTACCGCTTCGATGACCTGGCCAACCTGGTGCGCCTGGCGCGTATCGACCAGGCCCTGGAGATCCGCGAGGACCCGGGCGTGCTTCAGCATCCACTGCTCAAGACGGTGTTCGCCAGCCAGGAGCAGTTCCGCCAGCCACCTGGCGCCGACAGCCGCCAGTGCGCGCTACTGCTCAATGTGCATGCCCATACGCCGGGCTGCGAGAGCGGCATCGCCACCCAGCCCCATTGCCGGATCCTGGTGCTCAAGCCGCGCCTGATCGCCGGGCTGGCCCCCGACGTGCGCAATTACGCCCGCAACAACCCGGGCTTTCCCAACCAGAGCACCGTGGACCAGTTCTTCGACGAAGCGCAGTTCGAGAGCTACCGGCAACTGGGCCTGGAGATCGGCCGGACGCTGTTCGGCCAGGAGGGACAAGCCAACGAGATAGCCGAGGCGCTGTGGCGCTATCTCGATGGTGAAGCAGCGCTCTAGCTCAGCGTGGCTGGTACGCCTTGACCGCCTCCAGCCATTGCGCCTGAAGGCGCTCCTGCTGCGGGTCGATGCCCTGTTCGGCCAGCAACGCCAGATGCCGCTCCACCTCGCCGAGCATCTGCCCATGGGCACTGGAGTTGGCATCGAGCTGGTGCATCTGGCCCAGCCCCAGGTGATAGAAACGCAGCAACTTGAGGGCGGCCGGATCGCGGGCGGCCACCCCGGCGGTGACCTGGTGCATGACGTTGGTCACCCGCATCAGGCTGCGCTTGAGGCGCCAGCCATAGACCGCTGCCGCCATCCAGGGTTGGCTCCAGAACACACTGCGCACCAGGGCGATGCACACCAGCAGGCCGACGCCCACCCCAGTAGCGTTCCAGACCAGGTTATCGCCGCCGCTCTGGCCGAACAGGGCCACGGCGGCGCTGGAGAACAGCATGGCCAGGGCCATGAACACCAGGGCGACGATCAGGGTGCTGCGCCGGGTCTGCCGACGGTAGAGCTCAGGGTCCTGGGGGGTGATGACGAACATGGGGCGATGGACTCCACTGGCAAGGAAATGGGCGGGCATTATCACCGCTGGCGGCCACGGCGGTGACGAAAATCGCCGCACAAAACGGAAATATCCCCTCGGCTTGATCCAGGTCGGTATTCACCGCTACCGCTCCCGGGGCCGACGGGGGCGCAATGCGCGTCCCAGGCGCCGCCAACCCAGCACCACGCCACTGACGCTGATCAGCAAGCCACCGGCACTGAACAGCAACATCCACAGGTCCCACAGTGGTCGCTTGCTCAGCAGCGGCAGCCAGTCCCAACTGTGCAACAGGGCGAACAGCCAGCGCGAGGCACGCCGTGGCTGGTCCAACTGGCCCACCACCGCACCGGTGTAGAGATCCAGGTGCAACCAGGTCCGGGCCGGATCGTCGAAGCGCACCCGCAGTGCCGGCAGGCGCTGCTGCAGATGACCGAGCATGCTCTGGGGCTCCCGGGCGTAGTAATAGAAGTCATAGGCCTGTAGTCGCTCGACCTGCAGCGGTTGACCAGGGCTGATGGCCTGGGCTGCCTGTTGCAGGGTGCGGGGCTCGAACCGCAGCAGCACCCGGTCCGCGGCCATGTCCAGGATCCGCGTGCGCCCGGCGCTGTCGTAGCCGATCACGTAGCCCTGGCCGGCGATCATTCGCCACTCCAGCTCCCGGGTCTGCAGGCCATCATCGGCGAAGCGCTGCAAGACCTGCCCGGCGGTCACGGGGAACGCCCCGGCATCGAGGCTCGCTCCCTGATAGGCCGCCAGCGACAGCGGTCGGGCACTGCTGAAGACCGTCCACGGGTTCATCGACATCAGGCCACTGAAGATCCAGGTGATGGCGAGTACCCCGAACAGCAGGCCGCCCAGGTGATGCCAACGGGCAAAGCCCTGGTAAGGCGAGCGCGAGCCATTGCGATAGGTACGGCCAAAGCGCCAGCGCATCAGCCCCACCGCCAATCCCAGGACCGCCATCAATGTCGCCCCCAGGGACAGGTAGGTGACGATCGGCCCCCAGGCACCATCGATACCGATGCCACGCAATGCATACAGCCAATGCAGCCAGGCACCGATCCAGTTCCAGGCCCGTTCGTTGGCGGTGGCATCGCGCACCACTTCGCCGGTACTACCGGAGACATACAGCAACCGATCCTCGGCATCGGCCACCGCCACCCGATGCAGCGGCCGGTCGCCATCCAGGGCCCGGGACAGGCTCCAGGTGTCCTGCTCGACCACGCCACGCTCGCTCGCCGCCACCCCGGGAGCGAACTGGTGGGCCGCCGCCAGCGCCTGGGGCCAGTCGGTGGGTGGAATCAGCTGCGCGCTCCGGGCATCCACCGCCACTTTGTGCGCCCGGGGATATTCCAGGACATAACGCGGGGTTCCGGCCACCGTGAGCAGGCGCAGGCTGGTCGGCGCTTGCCCGTTGCCGGCGGCCGCCAGCACCCGCTCCAGGCTGGCCCCCGCCTCGTCCAGGACCAGGGGCGGCAAGTGCGCCAGGCGTTCGGCGGGGGTCAGCTTGGGATATCCGACATACAGCATCACGGCGCCGGAGATGAACCACAGGGCCATGAATAGGCAGGCGACGATCCCCAGCCAGCGGTGCCAGAGGTACAGGTAACGCTTCATCACATCGATCTCGCAGCGATGCGGGGCACCCCGGGCGCCCCGCCGGTTCAGGTCAGAAGCGCGTTTGCAGCGCCAGCTCGAAGGTCCGCGGCGCCCCCAGGTACAGCTGGGTCGACGCGGTGCTGCGGGCGTACACCCGGTCGGTGAGGTTGCGTACCCGGGCGGTGACCCGGGTATCGGCATCGACCCGATAGCCGACGAAGGCGCCGAAGATCGCGTAGCCCGGTGCATAGCGGGTGTTGGCCGCGTTGGCGTACATCGACGACACATAACGGCTGTCGGCCCCCACCTGCCAGGACGGGGCCAGGTCGTAGGTCAACCACAGGTTGGCCACCTTCTCGGGAATGTTGGTGGGACGGTTGCCCTTGCGCGATACCGGCCGGCCGCCGACGTTTTCATAGAACTCGTCGTACTGTGCATCGACATAGGCGAAGTTGCCCTCGGCCAGAAGTTTGGGCGTGACCCGCAGCGACGCCGCCAGCTCGACCCCGCGGGAAGACTGCTGGCCCACCGGCTGGCTATTGCCGGGGTTGGCCGGGTCGGCGGTGGACAGGTTCTTGCGTTCGATACGGTAGGCCGCCAGGGTGGCCGAGCCGCGCCCTTCGAGGAAGTCGAACTTGCTGCCGATTTCCCACTGGTTGCCGGTGCTCAGGTCGAAGTCGCGCACCTGGCCATAACTGGCGGTGGTGAGGACCCCAGAGGGCGGATCGGCGGCAGTGCTGTATTGCACATAGACATTGGCCGTCGGGGTCAGCTCGTAGACCAGCCCCAGGCGTCCGGTGGTAGGCCGGTACTTGCGCTGGAAGAACGCCGGGTTGGCAGCGTTGACGGCCCGGTAGTTGGTCACTTCCAGGTCGATCTGGTCATGGCGTAGGCCGCTGAGCAAGGACAAGCGCTCGCTGAGTTGCAGGCGGTTTTCCAGGAACAGCGCCCAGGTGTCCACCTGGTTGCGCCGGTTCTTGTCGAAGCTGCGGCGCACTCCGGGCAGTTTCCAGAAGCTACCGGGCTCGAAGCGGTCCGGGTCGACCTTGTCCACCGGGTCCGGCAAAGACAGCGGGTAGTTGCTCATGACGTTGTGGCTGTAGTCGATGCCCGCCGACCATTGGCTGTCCAGGCCGAACACATTGTTCTGATGCAGCAGTTCGAAGCGATTGCCGTTGAGCTCCTGGGCATGGCGCTGGAGCAAGATGCCGGAACGGATCACCTGGGAGTTGTCGGCGTTGTAGGCGTAGTTCTCGACGTTGCGGTATTCGCGATCGGCGTTGTAGTGGTACAGGGTGTTGCGCAGCGAGGTGGCGTCATCGACCTGGTAGTCGATGATCGAGCGCAACCAGCGCACCCGCTGCTCGTAGCGACCGTCTTCGACGTTGTAGTTCTCGAAGCGCCGGCTGCGCTGCACTTGCATCTTGCCCTCCAGCGGTGCCAGGGCCGGGGTCCCCCAGTAGGGACTGTCGACACGCTCGTCCTGGTACTCGAAGGCCAGGGTGTGGGAGAGCTGGTCGTTGATATCCGTCAGCAGGGAAAAGGCCAGGGTCCAGGCATCGCGTTGCTCGCGGTCGATGTAGCCGTTGCTGGTGCTGTGGTTGAAGTCCAGGCGCGCGTAGTGCCGGGGGCCCGGCCCGGCGTTGAGGGCGTGGTTGAACCCCAGGGACAGGTCGCGGCTGTCGTAGGAGCCGTAGCTGATCCGCCCTTCGTTGAACGACTCGCTGCGCGAGGCCAACTTGGTGATGTAGTTGATGGAGCCGCCTACGGCCCCAGCGCCGTAGAGAAAACTCGAGGGCCCGCCCACCGCCTCGACCCGATCGTAGATCCAGCTGTCCACCGGTCGCGCGGCGATGGAGTCGTACTGCACGCTGATGCCATTGAACAGCTGGGTGATTTGCGGGCCGGAGAAACCGCGATAGGACACGAACCCCGGGATACCCGGCGAGGAAGCGGCGTTCATGCCCGGCATGCCCAGTAGTACATCCTGGGTCGTGGCGGCGCCGCGCTGCTCGATCTGCTGGCGCTCGACCACGCTGATCGACGCCGGGGTCTGCCTGGGAGTCAGGCCCAGGCGCGAACCGGTGGTGCCCTGGGTATCGAGTTGCAGGCCGAACTTCTTCTGTTCATCGGCGCTGATACGCATCTGCGGCAATTCCAGCGTGCCCTCGGCCAGGGCGTTGAAAGACAGGGCGCAGCACAGCGCCGCGCAGCTTGGAGAGCGATACAGGTACTTCATAGTCTCGGACTCGGAAAAGACCATCGAATGCCGCCCACCCGTGGCCACGCGAACGCGCGCACGGCAACAGGCCAGGGACGGCAGGGAGGCGACCGTGATGGATCGCCGGGGAGCCAGGTCAGCTCAGAGGGGGAGCCCGAGGGTTGAGAGGCGGCCAGCCATAGCGTGGCGGCGCCTTGTCATGTTGCGCGACCTTGGGTCGTTGCGGGCACTGGCGGCGCAACAGCCAGGCCAGGCAGAACAGCAGCCCCAGGCCCAGGGTGACAGCCGAGCACAGCGGGCAGACCAGGGTATTGAGCCAACCGGCACCTGCCTGGTCGCTGAAGTCGGTGTCGACCGCCGGGCCCTGGTTGCCTAGGGCGGAGCAGAACTGCCCGCCTACTCCATTGAGCTCCAGCCCTGCCACCTGGCCATGACCCAATCCGCAGACGAACACGTTGAACAGCACGCAGAAATACAGCGTCCAGGCAACGTGGCGGCGATAGGGCGAGGTGCGAGTCATGGGGCGCAAGGTTAACAGCCGGCAACGCCGTGGAAAATCACCGTTACATTTTTCCTGAGCACGCCCCCCAGCGCTTCGTGTGGCGGCTGCGCACCCGGTCGCAGCCTCGCTCGCTCGGCAGCGGCTACAAGGGCTGGCACAGCTTGGTGTAGGCACTGCCGCAGGCTGCGCACGAGCCGCCGGGGATCGTGCGCTCAGCCAGGGATACCACGCTGGCGGGCGCTCATTCGCGGTCCAGGGATTTTACCGCCAGGATGCTGCCCGGCATCGAGTACAGCGCTCTCTCGGTGGTACTGCCGATCAGCCGGCCGAAGCCGCTGCGGTGCACGGTGCCCATGACCACGGCGTCCACCAGGTATTCATCGACGAACTGGGCGATGCCCGGGACCGGTGGCCCCATGATGAAGTGGCGGAACTCCTGGGGTACGTTGTGCTCATCCCCCAGGCGCTCGAACTCCTGGTGCAGGGAGTCGCGCAACTCGTCCAGGCAACTGACGCTCCAGGCCGTGGAAGCCACCGGCGCCACGCCGTCGAGCATTGGCATCAGGTCATAGGCGTACAGCAGGTGCAGTTGCGCGTCGCACTGCAAGGCCAGGGCATTGGCGGTGCGGATGATCTGGGCATTGAGGCCGCTGATCTGGGTATCGGACTGGGCTGGGTCCACCGCCGCGACGATCCGCCGTGGCAGGTTGTTCGGCGCATCGTTGACCAGGTGCACCGGCACCGGGGCGTCGCGCAGCAGGTGGCAGTCCAGTGGTGTGACGAAGACCCGCTTGAGCGCCGATTCCAGGGTCACGTCCTTGATCAGCAGGTCAGGCTTGAACTCGGCGATGTAG
It contains:
- a CDS encoding DUF2946 domain-containing protein, producing the protein MTRTSPYRRHVAWTLYFCVLFNVFVCGLGHGQVAGLELNGVGGQFCSALGNQGPAVDTDFSDQAGAGWLNTLVCPLCSAVTLGLGLLFCLAWLLRRQCPQRPKVAQHDKAPPRYGWPPLNPRAPPLS
- the pcsA gene encoding phosphatidylcholine synthase, which encodes MITTMQIARIKAWGAHGFTATGVVSALLATLALFDNQPKACLLWLGVALLVDGVDGSLARKVKTSSVLPNIDGSVLDLVIDYLTYVFIPALFIYRYIPLPEYSALLATSLILLSSLLCFCNVNMKSHDNYFQGFPAAWNVVALCFYLIEPGPWTTLLSIFVLALLTATRVQFLHPFRVRKWMPVNIIVTFVWLLSGALLILGHPQHNPAIMGLWLAASAYFLGICLWRSAQEWLGKGA
- a CDS encoding PepSY domain-containing protein, coding for MKRYLYLWHRWLGIVACLFMALWFISGAVMLYVGYPKLTPAERLAHLPPLVLDEAGASLERVLAAAGNGQAPTSLRLLTVAGTPRYVLEYPRAHKVAVDARSAQLIPPTDWPQALAAAHQFAPGVAASERGVVEQDTWSLSRALDGDRPLHRVAVADAEDRLLYVSGSTGEVVRDATANERAWNWIGAWLHWLYALRGIGIDGAWGPIVTYLSLGATLMAVLGLAVGLMRWRFGRTYRNGSRSPYQGFARWHHLGGLLFGVLAITWIFSGLMSMNPWTVFSSARPLSLAAYQGASLDAGAFPVTAGQVLQRFADDGLQTRELEWRMIAGQGYVIGYDSAGRTRILDMAADRVLLRFEPRTLQQAAQAISPGQPLQVERLQAYDFYYYAREPQSMLGHLQQRLPALRVRFDDPARTWLHLDLYTGAVVGQLDQPRRASRWLFALLHSWDWLPLLSKRPLWDLWMLLFSAGGLLISVSGVVLGWRRLGRALRPRRPRER
- a CDS encoding TonB-dependent receptor, which encodes MKYLYRSPSCAALCCALSFNALAEGTLELPQMRISADEQKKFGLQLDTQGTTGSRLGLTPRQTPASISVVERQQIEQRGAATTQDVLLGMPGMNAASSPGIPGFVSYRGFSGPQITQLFNGISVQYDSIAARPVDSWIYDRVEAVGGPSSFLYGAGAVGGSINYITKLASRSESFNEGRISYGSYDSRDLSLGFNHALNAGPGPRHYARLDFNHSTSNGYIDREQRDAWTLAFSLLTDINDQLSHTLAFEYQDERVDSPYWGTPALAPLEGKMQVQRSRRFENYNVEDGRYEQRVRWLRSIIDYQVDDATSLRNTLYHYNADREYRNVENYAYNADNSQVIRSGILLQRHAQELNGNRFELLHQNNVFGLDSQWSAGIDYSHNVMSNYPLSLPDPVDKVDPDRFEPGSFWKLPGVRRSFDKNRRNQVDTWALFLENRLQLSERLSLLSGLRHDQIDLEVTNYRAVNAANPAFFQRKYRPTTGRLGLVYELTPTANVYVQYSTAADPPSGVLTTASYGQVRDFDLSTGNQWEIGSKFDFLEGRGSATLAAYRIERKNLSTADPANPGNSQPVGQQSSRGVELAASLRVTPKLLAEGNFAYVDAQYDEFYENVGGRPVSRKGNRPTNIPEKVANLWLTYDLAPSWQVGADSRYVSSMYANAANTRYAPGYAIFGAFVGYRVDADTRVTARVRNLTDRVYARSTASTQLYLGAPRTFELALQTRF
- a CDS encoding sulfite exporter TauE/SafE family protein → MDVGNFGFVVAGLIVGFIVGMTGVGGGSLMTPILLWFGINPATAVGTDLLYAAITKSGGVLVHQKNRNIDWRITGWLTLGSVPAVVVTLWFLKNLHTDPQALNAVIKQGLGVVLLLTALAIVFKKKLMAFAQRHGGDYRPSPGGLNGLTVVTGLILGTMVALTSIGAGALGTVALFLLYPFLATKRLVGTEIAHAVPLTLVAGLGHASMGNMDWHLLGFLLMGSLPGIWLGSHMTGRVSDEILRPCLAVMLFSIGYKLAF
- a CDS encoding DUF3087 family protein is translated as MFVITPQDPELYRRQTRRSTLIVALVFMALAMLFSSAAVALFGQSGGDNLVWNATGVGVGLLVCIALVRSVFWSQPWMAAAVYGWRLKRSLMRVTNVMHQVTAGVAARDPAALKLLRFYHLGLGQMHQLDANSSAHGQMLGEVERHLALLAEQGIDPQQERLQAQWLEAVKAYQPR
- a CDS encoding universal stress protein, with protein sequence MSQYQRLLLIADPQQHQSPAARRAAALARASGAKLHALVFVEPPARTYLWEEHLEDSERQAYLQRHEHWLQVEAQWMREQGVEVSTQVIWSTQVLKDMLDYIAEFKPDLLIKDVTLESALKRVFVTPLDCHLLRDAPVPVHLVNDAPNNLPRRIVAAVDPAQSDTQISGLNAQIIRTANALALQCDAQLHLLYAYDLMPMLDGVAPVASTAWSVSCLDELRDSLHQEFERLGDEHNVPQEFRHFIMGPPVPGIAQFVDEYLVDAVVMGTVHRSGFGRLIGSTTERALYSMPGSILAVKSLDRE